One stretch of Bradyrhizobium canariense DNA includes these proteins:
- the accC gene encoding acetyl-CoA carboxylase biotin carboxylase subunit, producing MFDKILIANRGEIALRVLRACKELGISTVAVHSTADADAMHVRLADESVCIGPPPSKDSYLNVPALLAACEITGADAVHPGYGFLSENARFAEILADHNLHFIGPKAEHIRLMGDKIEAKKTAKRLGIPVVPGSEGAVGPDDDAMAIAKAIGFPVLVKAASGGGGRGMKVAQTADDLMLALSTAANEAKSAFGDASVYLEKYLQKPRHIEIQVLGDGRGGAIHLGERDCSLQRRHQKVWEEGPSPVLTAEARARIGGICAKAMQDMKYLGVGTIEFLFEDGEFYFIEMNTRIQVEHPVTEMITDIDLVLEQIRIAAGGELPATQDEIAIIGHAIECRVNAENPQTFRPSPGRISQYHPPGGLGVRIDSAVYQGYVIPPYYDSLVGKLIVHGKTRAECLMRLRRALDEMVVEGIETTLPLFRALVREPAIIDGDYHIHWLEQYLAGKPAN from the coding sequence ATGTTCGACAAGATCCTGATAGCTAACCGCGGCGAAATCGCACTGCGCGTCCTGCGCGCGTGCAAGGAGCTCGGCATCTCCACGGTCGCGGTGCATTCGACCGCCGATGCCGACGCCATGCATGTGCGCCTGGCCGACGAGAGCGTCTGCATCGGTCCGCCGCCGTCCAAGGACAGCTATCTCAACGTCCCGGCGCTGCTGGCGGCCTGCGAGATCACGGGCGCCGATGCAGTGCATCCCGGCTACGGCTTTCTGTCGGAGAATGCCCGCTTTGCCGAGATCCTGGCCGATCACAATCTGCATTTCATCGGACCGAAAGCCGAACACATCCGCCTGATGGGCGACAAGATCGAAGCCAAGAAGACTGCAAAGCGGCTCGGCATTCCCGTGGTTCCCGGCTCCGAGGGTGCCGTCGGGCCCGACGATGACGCAATGGCGATCGCGAAAGCCATTGGCTTTCCGGTGCTGGTGAAGGCGGCTTCAGGCGGCGGCGGCCGCGGCATGAAGGTCGCGCAGACCGCTGACGACCTGATGCTGGCGCTTTCCACCGCCGCCAATGAAGCCAAATCGGCATTCGGCGATGCCTCGGTCTATCTCGAGAAATATCTGCAGAAGCCGCGCCACATTGAAATTCAGGTGCTCGGCGACGGCCGCGGCGGGGCGATCCATCTCGGCGAGCGCGATTGCTCGCTGCAGCGTCGTCATCAGAAGGTCTGGGAAGAAGGCCCGTCACCGGTTCTGACCGCGGAGGCGCGCGCCAGGATTGGCGGGATTTGCGCCAAGGCCATGCAGGACATGAAATATCTCGGTGTCGGCACCATCGAGTTTCTGTTCGAGGACGGCGAATTCTATTTCATCGAAATGAACACCCGCATCCAGGTCGAACATCCCGTCACCGAGATGATCACCGACATCGACCTCGTGCTGGAGCAGATCCGCATCGCCGCCGGTGGCGAGTTGCCTGCCACGCAGGATGAAATCGCCATCATCGGCCATGCTATCGAGTGTCGCGTCAATGCGGAAAACCCGCAGACGTTTCGTCCCTCCCCGGGGCGGATTTCGCAATACCATCCGCCCGGCGGGCTCGGCGTGCGGATCGATTCTGCCGTCTATCAGGGCTACGTCATCCCGCCCTATTACGATTCCCTGGTGGGCAAGCTGATCGTGCACGGCAAGACCCGCGCGGAGTGCCTGATGCGGCTGCGGCGAGCGCTCGACGAAATGGTGGTGGAAGGCATCGAAACCACGTTGCCGCTGTTCAGGGCGCTGGTCCGCGAACCCGCCATCATCGACGGCGACTACCATATTCACTGGCTGGAGCAATATCTGGCCGGTAAACCGGCCAATTGA